One Pempheris klunzingeri isolate RE-2024b chromosome 22, fPemKlu1.hap1, whole genome shotgun sequence DNA segment encodes these proteins:
- the LOC139221962 gene encoding NXPE family member 3-like has translation MINMYDFKGHPKKSGGDVLLARLHNPKLVAGVVGHVVDHLNGSYSAVFTLLWEGSAQVQVTLVHPREAVTVLHRLNSKQPDRVYFKSIFRLGSLSETTICDICLRPTRQPLCNYTDIRTGDPWFCYKPEKLSCDARINHYMGGYRHTLKAEEKKLFQRGVNMKVSIRASGPASVTVFPKGEGQPQVQNSSMNSGLSGYYYQGVWRALDGTTVCQFNRSAISQCLKGKVVHMYGDSTVRQFFEYLTAVLPGLKEFNLHNPKKTGPYMALDYANNILVKYRFHGTPIRIAPVPISELRHIANELDDLIGGTNTVVVFGIWAHFGSFPMEVYIRRLQSIRRSVVRLLDRAPGTLIIIRTGNPKGLTLDIAQTNSDWYSMQRDKVLRAMFRGLNVHLLDAWEMTLAHHLPHNLHPQPPIIKNMINVILSYICPRKGD, from the exons ATGATCAACATGTATGACTTCAAGGGACATCCCAAGAAGTCTGGGGGAGACGTCTTACTCGCTCGGCTGCACAATCCAAAGCTTGTTGCAGGTGTGGTTGGACATGTGGTGGATCATCTCAATGGCAGCTACTCTGCTGTATTCACTTTACTGTGGGAAGGAAGCGCACAGGTTCAG GTGACGCTGGTTCACCCTAGAGAGGCTGTCACAGTGCTGCACAGGCTAAACAGCAAACAGCCCGATAGGGTTTACTTCAAAAGCATCTTTCGTTTAGGCTCACTCTCTGAAACTACCATCTGTGACATCTGCCTGCGTCCAACCCGACAGCCACTGTGCAACTACACTGACATCCGTACAGGCGATCCTTGGTTCTGCTACAAGCCAGAGAAACTGAGCTGTGATGCCAGGATCAACCACTACATGGGAGGATATAGACATACTCTTAAGGCCGAGGAGAAGAAGCTCTTTCAAAG AGGTGTCAATATGAAAGTCTCCATTCGGGCCTCAGGACCTGCCAGTGTCACTGTTTTCCCAAAAGGGGAAG gCCAACCACAGGTGCAGAACAGCAGTATGAATTCTGGACTCTCTGGTTATTACTACCAGGGTGTGTGGCGAGCACTAGATGGCACCACAGTTTGCCAATTCAACCGCTCTGccatcagtcagtgtctgaAAGGCAAGGTGGTCCACATGTATGGAGACTCCACCGTCCGGCAGTTTTTTGAATACCTCACTGCAGTACTACCAG GTCTTAAGGAGTTTAACCTGCACAACCCCAAGAAAACTGGACCTTACATGGCTTTGGACTATGCAAACAacattttagtgaaatatcGCTTTCATGGTACTCCTATCCGTATTGCCCCTGTCCCAATCAGTGAGCTGCGTCACATTGCTAATGAACTTGATGATTTAATTGGAGGCACTAATACTGTCGTAGTTTTTGGCATCTGGGCTCACTTTGGCAGTTTCCCTATGGAGGTGTATATCCGGCGGCTGCAGAGCATCCGCAGGTCAGTGGTCCGGCTGCTGGACAGGGCTCCAGGCACACTGATCATCATCCGGACAGGGAACCCCAAAGGTTTGACACTTGACATAGCGCAAACCAACAGTGACTGGTATTCAATGCAGCGAGACAAGGTGCTCCGAGCCATGTTCAGAGGTCTGAACGTTCATCTACTGGACGCCTGGGAGATGACCCTGGCCCACCACCTGCCACACAACCTCCACCCACAACCTCCCATCATAAAGAATATGATTAATGTAATTTTGTCCTACATATGCCCCAGAAAGGGTGACTAG